The Christiangramia flava JLT2011 genome has a segment encoding these proteins:
- a CDS encoding ferritin-like domain-containing protein: protein MSIIKLLEDFTTENLTKTRSSRREMFGTLGSIGKKAAVAAVPFGLAGKSASAASLFQQKVHEDPLNLALTLEYLEAEFYMKALESGVLAGHARAEAAYMQISKHEDAHVAFLMEALGDSAVSKPTFDFTAGGSFDPFAENGTDMDTAYAQLLALAQAFEDTGVRAYKGQAGNLMNTPYLEPALQIHSVEARHASEIRQIRGLEGWITGNMRGDGMPEATQPVYDGEENVTQGDVDLTGLTYADDLVGDVTEAVTQAFDEPISGDTAVAIASLFIVSEDM, encoded by the coding sequence ATGAGTATTATAAAATTATTAGAAGATTTCACGACTGAAAATCTTACCAAAACAAGAAGTTCCAGACGTGAGATGTTTGGAACACTGGGTTCCATTGGAAAGAAAGCAGCTGTAGCTGCCGTTCCTTTTGGACTGGCTGGAAAATCGGCCAGCGCTGCAAGCCTGTTCCAACAAAAAGTACATGAAGATCCGTTGAATCTTGCACTTACTTTGGAATATCTGGAAGCAGAGTTCTATATGAAGGCGTTAGAATCAGGTGTATTGGCCGGTCATGCGAGAGCAGAAGCGGCTTATATGCAGATCTCCAAACATGAAGATGCTCACGTGGCATTTTTAATGGAAGCTTTAGGAGATTCAGCAGTGAGCAAACCAACTTTTGATTTCACGGCCGGAGGAAGTTTTGATCCTTTTGCTGAAAATGGAACAGATATGGACACCGCCTACGCGCAACTACTGGCTTTGGCTCAGGCTTTTGAAGATACCGGAGTGCGTGCCTACAAAGGCCAGGCCGGAAACCTGATGAACACTCCGTATTTGGAGCCAGCGCTACAGATTCACTCGGTAGAGGCGAGACATGCTTCGGAAATCAGACAAATCAGAGGTCTGGAAGGATGGATCACCGGAAATATGAGAGGTGATGGAATGCCTGAAGCAACCCAGCCAGTTTATGATGGTGAGGAAAACGTAACCCAGGGTGACGTAGACCTAACCGGTCTAACCTATGCTGATGATCTTGTTGGAGATGTAACTGAAGCGGTAACTCAGGCTTTTGATGAGCCAATATCTGGAGATACTGCGGTAGCGATCGCCAGTTTGTTTATCGTTAGTGAGGACATGTAA